In the genome of Capra hircus breed San Clemente chromosome 5, ASM170441v1, whole genome shotgun sequence, one region contains:
- the TMPO gene encoding thymopoietin isoform X2: MPEFLEDPSVLTKEKLKSELVANNVTLPAGEQRKDVYVQLYLQHLTARNRPPLATSANSKGPPDFSSDEEREPTPVLGSGAAVAGRSRAAVGRKATKKTDKPRPEDKDDLDVTELSNEDLLDQLVKYGVNPGPIVGTTRKLYEKKLLKLREQGTESRSSTPLPTISSSVENTRQNGSNDSDRYSDNEEDSKIELKLEKREPLKGRAKTPVTLKQRRVEHNQSYSQAGVTETEWTSGSSKGGPLQALTRESTRGSRRTPRKRVETSEHFRIDGAVISESTPIAETIMASSNETLVVNRVTGNFKHAAPILPITEFSDIPRRTPKKPLTRAEVGEKTEERRVERDILKEMFPFEAATPTGISASCRRPIKGAAGRPLELSDFRMEESYSSKYIPKYVPLADVKSEKTKKGRSIPMWVKILLFVVVAGFLFLVYQAMETNQGNPFYKFLSNDSKKVN, from the exons ATGCCGGAGTTCCTGGAAGACCCCTCGGTCCTGACGAAAGAGAAGTTGAAGAGTGAGTTGGTCGCCAACAATGTGACGCTCCCGGCCGGGGAGCAGCGCAAAGACGTGTATGTGCAGCTCTACCTGCAGCACCTCACGGCGCGCAACCGGCCGCCGCTCGCCACCAGCGCCAACAGCAAGGGGCCCCCGGACTTCTCCAGCGACGAGGAGCGCGAACCTACCCCGGTTCTCGGCTCCGGGGCCGCCGTCGCGGGCCGCAGCCGCGCCGCCGTCGGCAGG AAAGCCACAAAGAAAACTGATAAACCCAGACCAGAAGATAAAGATGATCTAGATGTAACAGAGCTCTCTAATGAAGATCTTCTGGATCAGCTTGTGAAATACGGAGTGAACCCTGGTCCTATTGTGG GAACAACCAGGAAACTATATGAGAAGAAGCTGTTGAAACTGAGGGAACAAGGAACAGAATCTAGATCTTCTACTCCTCTGCCAACAATTTCTTCTTCAGTGGAAAACACAAGACAGAATGGAAGTAATGACTCTGACAGATACAGTGACAATGAAGAAG ACTCTAAAATAGAGCTCAAGCTTGAGAAGAGAGAACCACTGAAAGGCAGAGCAAAGACTCCGGTAACACTCAAGCAAAGAAGAGTTGAGCACAATCAG AGCTATTCTCAAGCTGGAGTAACTGAGACTGAATGGACAAGTGGATCTTCAAAAGGCGGACCTCTGCAGGCATTAACTAGGGAATCTACAAGAGGGTCAAGAAGAACTCCGAGGAAAAGG GTGGAAACTTCAGAACATTTTCGTATAGATGGTGCAGTAATTTCAGAGAGTACTCCCATAGCTGAAACTATAATGGCTTCAAGCAACGAAACCTTA GTTGTCAATAGGGTGACTGGAAATTTCAAGCATGCAGCTCCTATTCTGCCAATCACTGAATTCTCAGACATACCCAGAAGAACACCAAAGAAACCATTGACAAGAGCtgaa GTGggagaaaaaacagaggaaagaagagtAGAAAGGGATATTCTTAAGGAAATGTTTCCCTTTGAAGCAGCTACACCAACAGGAATTAG TGCTAGTTGCCGCAGACCAATCAAAGGGGCTGCTGGCCGGCCATTAGAACTCAGTGATTTCAGGATGGAGGAATCTTATTCAtctaaatatattcctaagtatgttCCCTTGGCAGATGTCAagtcagaaaagacaaaaaagggaCGCTCCATTCCCATGTGGGTAAAAATTTTGCTCTTTGTTGTTGTGGCCGGTTTTTTGTTTCTGGTCTATCAAGCTATGGAAACCAACCAAGGAAATCCATTCTATAAGTTTTTATCCAATGACTCTAAAAAAGTCAACTGA
- the TMPO gene encoding thymopoietin isoform X3: MPEFLEDPSVLTKEKLKSELVANNVTLPAGEQRKDVYVQLYLQHLTARNRPPLATSANSKGPPDFSSDEEREPTPVLGSGAAVAGRSRAAVGRKATKKTDKPRPEDKDDLDVTELSNEDLLDQLVKYGVNPGPIVGTTRKLYEKKLLKLREQGTESRSSTPLPTISSSVENTRQNGSNDSDRYSDNEEDSKIELKLEKREPLKGRAKTPVTLKQRRVEHNQVETSEHFRIDGAVISESTPIAETIMASSNETLVVNRVTGNFKHAAPILPITEFSDIPRRTPKKPLTRAEVGEKTEERRVERDILKEMFPFEAATPTGISASCRRPIKGAAGRPLELSDFRMEESYSSKYIPKYVPLADVKSEKTKKGRSIPMWVKILLFVVVAGFLFLVYQAMETNQGNPFYKFLSNDSKKVN; encoded by the exons ATGCCGGAGTTCCTGGAAGACCCCTCGGTCCTGACGAAAGAGAAGTTGAAGAGTGAGTTGGTCGCCAACAATGTGACGCTCCCGGCCGGGGAGCAGCGCAAAGACGTGTATGTGCAGCTCTACCTGCAGCACCTCACGGCGCGCAACCGGCCGCCGCTCGCCACCAGCGCCAACAGCAAGGGGCCCCCGGACTTCTCCAGCGACGAGGAGCGCGAACCTACCCCGGTTCTCGGCTCCGGGGCCGCCGTCGCGGGCCGCAGCCGCGCCGCCGTCGGCAGG AAAGCCACAAAGAAAACTGATAAACCCAGACCAGAAGATAAAGATGATCTAGATGTAACAGAGCTCTCTAATGAAGATCTTCTGGATCAGCTTGTGAAATACGGAGTGAACCCTGGTCCTATTGTGG GAACAACCAGGAAACTATATGAGAAGAAGCTGTTGAAACTGAGGGAACAAGGAACAGAATCTAGATCTTCTACTCCTCTGCCAACAATTTCTTCTTCAGTGGAAAACACAAGACAGAATGGAAGTAATGACTCTGACAGATACAGTGACAATGAAGAAG ACTCTAAAATAGAGCTCAAGCTTGAGAAGAGAGAACCACTGAAAGGCAGAGCAAAGACTCCGGTAACACTCAAGCAAAGAAGAGTTGAGCACAATCAG GTGGAAACTTCAGAACATTTTCGTATAGATGGTGCAGTAATTTCAGAGAGTACTCCCATAGCTGAAACTATAATGGCTTCAAGCAACGAAACCTTA GTTGTCAATAGGGTGACTGGAAATTTCAAGCATGCAGCTCCTATTCTGCCAATCACTGAATTCTCAGACATACCCAGAAGAACACCAAAGAAACCATTGACAAGAGCtgaa GTGggagaaaaaacagaggaaagaagagtAGAAAGGGATATTCTTAAGGAAATGTTTCCCTTTGAAGCAGCTACACCAACAGGAATTAG TGCTAGTTGCCGCAGACCAATCAAAGGGGCTGCTGGCCGGCCATTAGAACTCAGTGATTTCAGGATGGAGGAATCTTATTCAtctaaatatattcctaagtatgttCCCTTGGCAGATGTCAagtcagaaaagacaaaaaagggaCGCTCCATTCCCATGTGGGTAAAAATTTTGCTCTTTGTTGTTGTGGCCGGTTTTTTGTTTCTGGTCTATCAAGCTATGGAAACCAACCAAGGAAATCCATTCTATAAGTTTTTATCCAATGACTCTAAAAAAGTCAACTGA
- the TMPO gene encoding thymopoietin isoform X1 has product MPEFLEDPSVLTKEKLKSELVANNVTLPAGEQRKDVYVQLYLQHLTARNRPPLATSANSKGPPDFSSDEEREPTPVLGSGAAVAGRSRAAVGRKATKKTDKPRPEDKDDLDVTELSNEDLLDQLVKYGVNPGPIVGTTRKLYEKKLLKLREQGTESRSSTPLPTISSSVENTRQNGSNDSDRYSDNEEGKKKEHKKAKSTRDFVPFSELPTTASGGFFQAISFPEISTRPPLGRTEQQAAKKVHSSKGDLPREPLIATTLPDRDQKLASGGRFLSSKSSHDRCLEKSSSSSPQHELAAMLVSAAASPSLIKETTSTCYKDTVENIYFGEKSGIQPVCTKRSRGSDHSVLSSERKALEESEQSQVISPPLARAIRDYVNSLLVQGGGGSLPGTSNSTPLLNVENTWKRIGPSNVQETEPSSPPRKLPRFSEKSVEEKDSGSFVTFQNTPGSELMSFAKTVVSHSLTTLGIEMSKQSQHDKIDAPELSFPFHESILKVIEEEWQQIDRQLPSLACKYPVSSREATRILSVPKVDDEILEFISHATAPAGIRAASTESCDKELDLALCRTYEAAASALQVATHTAFVVRALQADVSQAAQILSSDPSCTQQALGLLSRAYDAASFLCEAAFDEVKMAAHTMGSSTLGRRHLWLKDCKMNPASKNKLAVAPFNGGTLFGREVLKVIKKHGNKH; this is encoded by the exons ATGCCGGAGTTCCTGGAAGACCCCTCGGTCCTGACGAAAGAGAAGTTGAAGAGTGAGTTGGTCGCCAACAATGTGACGCTCCCGGCCGGGGAGCAGCGCAAAGACGTGTATGTGCAGCTCTACCTGCAGCACCTCACGGCGCGCAACCGGCCGCCGCTCGCCACCAGCGCCAACAGCAAGGGGCCCCCGGACTTCTCCAGCGACGAGGAGCGCGAACCTACCCCGGTTCTCGGCTCCGGGGCCGCCGTCGCGGGCCGCAGCCGCGCCGCCGTCGGCAGG AAAGCCACAAAGAAAACTGATAAACCCAGACCAGAAGATAAAGATGATCTAGATGTAACAGAGCTCTCTAATGAAGATCTTCTGGATCAGCTTGTGAAATACGGAGTGAACCCTGGTCCTATTGTGG GAACAACCAGGAAACTATATGAGAAGAAGCTGTTGAAACTGAGGGAACAAGGAACAGAATCTAGATCTTCTACTCCTCTGCCAACAATTTCTTCTTCAGTGGAAAACACAAGACAGAATGGAAGTAATGACTCTGACAGATACAGTGACAATGAAGAAG gaaagaagaaagaacacaAGAAAGCGAAGTCCACTAGggattttgttcctttttctgaaCTTCCAACTACTGCCTCTGGTGGATTTTTTCAGGctatttcttttcctgaaatcTCCACCCGTCCTCCTCTGGGCAGGACAGAACAACAGGCAGCTAAGAAAGTACATTCTTCTAAGGGAGACCTACCTAGGGAACCTCTTATTGCCACAACCTTGCCTGACAGGGACCAAAAGTTAGCCTCTGGAGGGAGGTTTCTTTCCTCCAAGTCTAGCCATGATAGATGTTTAGAGAAAAGTTCTTCGTCATCTCCTCAGCATGAACTCGCTGCCATGTTGGTCTCTGCTGCAGCTTCTCCTTCATTGATTAAAGAAACCACCAGTACTTGCTATAAAGACACAGTAGAAAATATTTACTTTGGAGAGAAAAGTGGAATTCAGCCAGTATGTACCAAGAGGTCCCGTGGTTCAGATCATTCAGTTCTCTCCAGTGAAAGGAAAGCACTAGAAGAGTCTGAGCAATCACAAGTAATTTCTCCACCACTTGCTAGGGCAATCAGAGATTATGTCAATTCTCTATTGGTCCAGGGTGGAGGAGGTAGTTTGCCAGGGACTTCTAACTCTACACCCCTTCTCAATGTAGAAAATACATGGAAGAGAATTGGTCCATCTAATGTTCAAGAAACTGAACCATCATCTCCTCCACGAAAATTACCGAGATTCAGTGAAAAGTCAGTAGAGGAAAAGGATTCAGGTTCCTTTGTAACATTTCAAAATACACCTGGATCTGAACTGATGTCTTTTGCAAAAACTGTTGTTTCTCACTCGCTCACTACTTTAGGCATAGAAATGTCTAAGCAGTCACAGCATGATAAAATAGATGCCCCCGAACTATCTTTCCCCTTCCATGaatctattttaaaagtaattgaaGAGGAGTGGCAGCAAATTGATAGGCAGCTGCCTTCATTGGCATGCAAGTATCCAGTTTCTTCTAGAGAGGCAACACGGATATTATCAGTTCCAAAAGTAGATGATGAAATCCTAGAGTTTATTTCTCATGCCACTGCACCAGCGGGTATTCGGGCAGCTTCTACTGAGTCCTGTGATAAAGAGTTGGACTTAGCACTTTGTAGAACCTATGAAGCTGCAGCATCAGCATTGCAGGTTGCAACCCACACTGCCTTTGTAGTTCGGGCTCTGCAGGCAGACGTTAGTCAGGCTGCACAAATTCTTAGCTCAGATCCTAGTTGCACGCAACAGGCACTTGGATTGCTAAGCAGAGCATATGATGCAGCCTCATTCCTTTGTGAAGCTGCCTTTGATGAGGTAAAGATGGCTGCCCATACCATGGGATCTTCCACTTTAGGCCGCCGACATCTCTGGCTAAAGGATTGCAAAATGAATCCAGCTTCTAAGAATAAGCTGGCTGTTGCGCCCTTTAACGGTGGAACATTATTTGGAAGAGAAGTACTCAAAGTAATTAAAAAGCATGGAAATAAACACtag
- the TMPO gene encoding thymopoietin isoform X4, translating into MPEFLEDPSVLTKEKLKSELVANNVTLPAGEQRKDVYVQLYLQHLTARNRPPLATSANSKGPPDFSSDEEREPTPVLGSGAAVAGRSRAAVGRKATKKTDKPRPEDKDDLDVTELSNEDLLDQLVKYGVNPGPIVGTTRKLYEKKLLKLREQGTESRSSTPLPTISSSVENTRQNGSNDSDRYSDNEEDSKIELKLEKREPLKGRAKTPVTLKQRRVEHNQVVNRVTGNFKHAAPILPITEFSDIPRRTPKKPLTRAEVGEKTEERRVERDILKEMFPFEAATPTGISASCRRPIKGAAGRPLELSDFRMEESYSSKYIPKYVPLADVKSEKTKKGRSIPMWVKILLFVVVAGFLFLVYQAMETNQGNPFYKFLSNDSKKVN; encoded by the exons ATGCCGGAGTTCCTGGAAGACCCCTCGGTCCTGACGAAAGAGAAGTTGAAGAGTGAGTTGGTCGCCAACAATGTGACGCTCCCGGCCGGGGAGCAGCGCAAAGACGTGTATGTGCAGCTCTACCTGCAGCACCTCACGGCGCGCAACCGGCCGCCGCTCGCCACCAGCGCCAACAGCAAGGGGCCCCCGGACTTCTCCAGCGACGAGGAGCGCGAACCTACCCCGGTTCTCGGCTCCGGGGCCGCCGTCGCGGGCCGCAGCCGCGCCGCCGTCGGCAGG AAAGCCACAAAGAAAACTGATAAACCCAGACCAGAAGATAAAGATGATCTAGATGTAACAGAGCTCTCTAATGAAGATCTTCTGGATCAGCTTGTGAAATACGGAGTGAACCCTGGTCCTATTGTGG GAACAACCAGGAAACTATATGAGAAGAAGCTGTTGAAACTGAGGGAACAAGGAACAGAATCTAGATCTTCTACTCCTCTGCCAACAATTTCTTCTTCAGTGGAAAACACAAGACAGAATGGAAGTAATGACTCTGACAGATACAGTGACAATGAAGAAG ACTCTAAAATAGAGCTCAAGCTTGAGAAGAGAGAACCACTGAAAGGCAGAGCAAAGACTCCGGTAACACTCAAGCAAAGAAGAGTTGAGCACAATCAG GTTGTCAATAGGGTGACTGGAAATTTCAAGCATGCAGCTCCTATTCTGCCAATCACTGAATTCTCAGACATACCCAGAAGAACACCAAAGAAACCATTGACAAGAGCtgaa GTGggagaaaaaacagaggaaagaagagtAGAAAGGGATATTCTTAAGGAAATGTTTCCCTTTGAAGCAGCTACACCAACAGGAATTAG TGCTAGTTGCCGCAGACCAATCAAAGGGGCTGCTGGCCGGCCATTAGAACTCAGTGATTTCAGGATGGAGGAATCTTATTCAtctaaatatattcctaagtatgttCCCTTGGCAGATGTCAagtcagaaaagacaaaaaagggaCGCTCCATTCCCATGTGGGTAAAAATTTTGCTCTTTGTTGTTGTGGCCGGTTTTTTGTTTCTGGTCTATCAAGCTATGGAAACCAACCAAGGAAATCCATTCTATAAGTTTTTATCCAATGACTCTAAAAAAGTCAACTGA
- the TMPO gene encoding thymopoietin isoform X5 produces the protein MPEFLEDPSVLTKEKLKSELVANNVTLPAGEQRKDVYVQLYLQHLTARNRPPLATSANSKGPPDFSSDEEREPTPVLGSGAAVAGRSRAAVGRKATKKTDKPRPEDKDDLDVTELSNEDLLDQLVKYGVNPGPIVGTTRKLYEKKLLKLREQGTESRSSTPLPTISSSVENTRQNGSNDSDRYSDNEEDSKIELKLEKREPLKGRAKTPVTLKQRRVEHNQVGEKTEERRVERDILKEMFPFEAATPTGISASCRRPIKGAAGRPLELSDFRMEESYSSKYIPKYVPLADVKSEKTKKGRSIPMWVKILLFVVVAGFLFLVYQAMETNQGNPFYKFLSNDSKKVN, from the exons ATGCCGGAGTTCCTGGAAGACCCCTCGGTCCTGACGAAAGAGAAGTTGAAGAGTGAGTTGGTCGCCAACAATGTGACGCTCCCGGCCGGGGAGCAGCGCAAAGACGTGTATGTGCAGCTCTACCTGCAGCACCTCACGGCGCGCAACCGGCCGCCGCTCGCCACCAGCGCCAACAGCAAGGGGCCCCCGGACTTCTCCAGCGACGAGGAGCGCGAACCTACCCCGGTTCTCGGCTCCGGGGCCGCCGTCGCGGGCCGCAGCCGCGCCGCCGTCGGCAGG AAAGCCACAAAGAAAACTGATAAACCCAGACCAGAAGATAAAGATGATCTAGATGTAACAGAGCTCTCTAATGAAGATCTTCTGGATCAGCTTGTGAAATACGGAGTGAACCCTGGTCCTATTGTGG GAACAACCAGGAAACTATATGAGAAGAAGCTGTTGAAACTGAGGGAACAAGGAACAGAATCTAGATCTTCTACTCCTCTGCCAACAATTTCTTCTTCAGTGGAAAACACAAGACAGAATGGAAGTAATGACTCTGACAGATACAGTGACAATGAAGAAG ACTCTAAAATAGAGCTCAAGCTTGAGAAGAGAGAACCACTGAAAGGCAGAGCAAAGACTCCGGTAACACTCAAGCAAAGAAGAGTTGAGCACAATCAG GTGggagaaaaaacagaggaaagaagagtAGAAAGGGATATTCTTAAGGAAATGTTTCCCTTTGAAGCAGCTACACCAACAGGAATTAG TGCTAGTTGCCGCAGACCAATCAAAGGGGCTGCTGGCCGGCCATTAGAACTCAGTGATTTCAGGATGGAGGAATCTTATTCAtctaaatatattcctaagtatgttCCCTTGGCAGATGTCAagtcagaaaagacaaaaaagggaCGCTCCATTCCCATGTGGGTAAAAATTTTGCTCTTTGTTGTTGTGGCCGGTTTTTTGTTTCTGGTCTATCAAGCTATGGAAACCAACCAAGGAAATCCATTCTATAAGTTTTTATCCAATGACTCTAAAAAAGTCAACTGA